Genomic window (Candidatus Bathyarchaeota archaeon):
TAACGATTGGGTCTTAGCCAAGCTTAACGGCAGACCGCCCACAGCAAGGGACACAGCTATGGGAATAGACGGCTACACCAGTGGAGGAGAACCAGTTTTGATTAAGCAATCAGACGGCGTTGGAATGAGCGTGATTGACTCCTTTGCAGCTGCATTGGCTAGGAATCGTGCAAGAGGCGGAACGATTGTGGCTTTCAGTTTTGGCGATGATGCCGTTAGAGGAAAAGTAAGAGCTAAAATGAATTATCGCCTAGAAATTGAAATGTTAACCGTTAAGGAACTGATTGAAGGCAACAGGCGTTTTTGATTAAAGGCATTGGCAGTCAACAGATAGATGCTTCGCGTGCTCGTGAACTAAATGGGTGGCTTGGCTATTTTTTTGTTGTTTAAAGTTTTCATCCATTGTTTAAACTCGTTTGATGGCGGCTGTTCTCTGTAGATTTGTTTACGATGGGATTCTAGAAAATTGTTTTCCTTACCTGCGTATTCTGCTGCAGTCACGATGCGGTGCTCGAACTTTGCAGCTTTTAAAAATACGCTTTCCATCTTTTGCTTCCAAAACTCGTCTCGAAGGGCATGATGCTCCAAAATTATCATTGGCACTTTTTCTACAATTTTTTCTAGGTTGTGAAGGCCAAACCCCAGTTGCGCCATGTCAACGCGGAAACCGCCAAGATAAAGTGGTGGTCCACCCAGCATAATTAATGTGGGGTGCGCAGCTAAAATAAGCTCCAGCGTACGAGTGGACATTGGTCCTTGAACATCAGGCGCGAACATGAACCGTTCATCATCGTACTCAACAACAGTCATAATTACCCAACCTAACATTGAATCTTCAGACCCGTGAGCGACAGCCTCAGAAAAACACAGCCTTGTTTTTCCGTAAGTGAAAGTTTTGCCGTCTGCTGATTCCAGCGTTTTGGCATGTTTACCGCCTGTTTTTTGGAACATCCATGCACGCTGTCTTTGGCTGGCGTTTATGTTTTCTTTCGGGTCTTTAATGAGTACGATTTTGTGTTGATAGATTTGGCGTGCGGTTTCTGTTTCCTCTGTCCAGTTGACAACCCAGTCCTCAAATGAAGGCGTGTGATGGTCAAAATGGTAATGGCTAATCGTAGTGACAGTAGCTTTGTCGGCGGCTTCCGCGATGGTTCGGCGCAAGCGACTGATGGTTTGGAACTCGATGGGGTGCGGGGGCAAGTTAAAGCGGTATGGACATAATGAAATCCCGGCGTCCAAAAGTACTGTAACGTCGGGAGTTTGCACCAGCGTGCACATAGATCGGACGCCCAAGCTTTCTGCCGCTAATGGAGTAATCGCGATTTTATGTTGTGAATTGTTTTTTTGCATGTTTGGCCCCGAGGTTTGCTACAAGGCTAATTGTTTGGAAACTTAAAATGTTTCTTAGGGCAATGTTGTTATGCCATCACATACAGAAACTGTTAAGTTCTAAGTGCTCGCAGTCTTTTTTAGGAGAGGCTTTTATGAGTCAGCAAAAAGGTAGAGAAAAAACTTTGGAGATCGCGACGTTAGCCGGCGGTTGTTTTTGGTGCACTGAAGCTGCCTTTAGCATTATTAAAGGTGTAGTGCGAGTTGAGCCTGGCTACACTGGCGGTAACGTTGCGAACCCGACATATGAGCAGGTTTCTTCAGGTGTGACAGGGCACGCTGAGGCTGCTCAAATTTATTTTGACCCAAAAGTTATCAGTTACAAAGAGATATTGGAGATATTTTTTTCTATGCATGATCCGACTTCGCTGAATCGGCAAGGTGCTGATGTAGGCACGCAGTATCGGTCTGCGATTTTTTA
Coding sequences:
- the msrA gene encoding peptide-methionine (S)-S-oxide reductase MsrA — encoded protein: MSQQKGREKTLEIATLAGGCFWCTEAAFSIIKGVVRVEPGYTGGNVANPTYEQVSSGVTGHAEAAQIYFDPKVISYKEILEIFFSMHDPTSLNRQGADVGTQYRSAIFYNDEEQKVIAEKLIDELNKEGIWDKPIVTSVEPLKKFYPAETYHKDYYKKHPREPYCMAVIAPKLAKLQARFVDKIKPPS